A window from Neobacillus sp. PS3-40 encodes these proteins:
- a CDS encoding MFS transporter, with protein MVLPPAQKNRAGGFILEKNSSVVLSGKEGPSSTLFRNRVFQAIIVSGLFLQIGIWIRNFAVLLFVMDETNGSAFAVSMISVAEFAPIFIFSFIGGTFADRWLPKKTMVWCDILSAISVFVVLVALVFGTWKVVFFVTFISAILSQFSQPSGMKLFKMHLSAEQVQAAMSVYQTVFAIFVVLGPMIGTFVFQSFGINISIALTGVAFLLSAGSLAFLPRDYKMEEGTETSLLQEMKSGIKYVLGKKELSLLGLCFMAAGLGVGFIQPLSIFLVTEQLGLPKENLQWLLIVNGIGMILGGAGAMIFAKATPPQRLLVFGMLVNAIGMAVMGLSTNLWITLLAEFFSGLTMPCIQIGINTLILQKTEEAFIGRVNGILSPLFAGSMVITMSLAGILKEQFSLVAIFEAASVMFIVGLICILPIYNQKIKEKTEMAGSKIN; from the coding sequence ATGGTACTGCCTCCTGCCCAGAAAAATCGTGCAGGAGGTTTTATTTTGGAAAAAAATAGTTCGGTAGTATTGAGTGGGAAGGAAGGACCTTCATCCACCCTATTTCGTAACCGCGTTTTTCAAGCAATTATTGTTTCAGGTTTATTTTTACAAATTGGGATTTGGATCCGTAACTTTGCTGTTTTACTATTTGTTATGGATGAGACGAATGGTAGTGCATTTGCGGTATCGATGATATCTGTTGCAGAGTTCGCTCCTATCTTCATTTTTTCTTTTATTGGTGGCACATTTGCTGACCGCTGGCTACCGAAGAAAACAATGGTTTGGTGTGATATCCTAAGTGCTATTTCTGTATTTGTTGTGTTAGTGGCGCTTGTATTTGGAACTTGGAAGGTAGTCTTTTTTGTCACCTTCATATCAGCGATACTCTCGCAATTTTCCCAGCCATCTGGTATGAAATTGTTTAAAATGCATTTGTCAGCAGAGCAAGTTCAGGCTGCAATGTCAGTTTATCAAACAGTCTTCGCGATATTTGTGGTTTTAGGCCCTATGATTGGTACATTTGTGTTCCAATCCTTTGGTATTAACATTTCGATTGCGCTGACAGGTGTTGCCTTTTTACTTTCAGCTGGTTCACTAGCATTCCTACCTAGAGATTACAAAATGGAAGAAGGGACCGAAACTTCTTTATTGCAAGAAATGAAAAGTGGTATTAAATATGTTTTAGGGAAGAAAGAATTAAGTTTATTAGGCCTTTGTTTCATGGCTGCAGGACTTGGAGTTGGTTTCATTCAACCACTTTCCATTTTCCTTGTAACAGAACAATTAGGCTTGCCAAAGGAAAATTTGCAATGGCTGTTAATAGTTAATGGAATTGGAATGATTTTAGGTGGAGCAGGTGCAATGATCTTTGCTAAAGCAACACCTCCCCAGAGGCTACTGGTATTCGGTATGCTTGTGAATGCTATTGGAATGGCTGTAATGGGGCTATCAACAAATCTTTGGATTACGCTACTTGCTGAATTTTTTAGCGGATTAACAATGCCCTGTATTCAAATTGGTATTAATACATTGATTTTGCAAAAAACAGAAGAGGCTTTCATTGGTCGGGTAAATGGGATTTTAAGCCCACTTTTTGCGGGATCAATGGTGATAACAATGAGTTTAGCAGGTATTTTAAAGGAACAATTTTCATTAGTAGCTATATTTGAAGCAGCTTCAGTTATGTTTATCGTTGGTCTGATCTGTATTTTACCAATATATAATCAGAAAATTAAAGAGAAGACGGAAATGGCGGGTTCTAAGATAAACTAA
- a CDS encoding DUF4257 domain-containing protein, translating to MMRNIAFALLIGGLVGIVGHVRKKGKIVKPRKTKKFIYLGFLEEVLMGALSAVLLVISSDVDSLYKVVYISILAGIGGDAVLEELNVFRTDQKTAIPEDRKKDA from the coding sequence ATGATGAGAAATATTGCCTTCGCTTTATTGATTGGTGGTTTGGTAGGGATTGTTGGACATGTGAGAAAAAAGGGAAAGATCGTCAAACCAAGAAAAACGAAAAAGTTTATTTATTTGGGATTTTTGGAAGAAGTCTTGATGGGTGCCTTATCTGCAGTCCTATTAGTAATTTCATCTGATGTCGATTCTCTATACAAAGTTGTCTACATTTCAATATTGGCAGGTATTGGCGGAGATGCTGTCTTGGAGGAATTGAATGTTTTCCGTACAGATCAAAAAACAGCAATTCCAGAAGACCGGAAAAAAGACGCATAA
- a CDS encoding sigma-70 family RNA polymerase sigma factor: MKLQFLEIYDHYFNDVYRYVLVKTGNKWDAEDIVSDTFRKAYEKLSSLKDDSNPKSWLMSIARNNVIDFYRKKKGVLVGDDLESYLSPIPFDDPLDQSDELVCLKKSLVHLSKEDLEIVNLRYFAGLKFKEMADVLKKEDGSLRVKSSRITKKIGILITKCLGEL; this comes from the coding sequence TTGAAACTTCAATTTCTAGAGATCTATGATCACTATTTTAATGATGTGTACCGGTATGTGTTAGTGAAGACAGGAAACAAATGGGATGCAGAGGATATTGTCAGTGATACATTTCGAAAAGCATATGAGAAGTTATCTTCTTTGAAAGATGATTCGAACCCGAAGTCATGGCTAATGTCCATTGCCAGAAATAATGTAATTGATTTTTATCGAAAAAAGAAAGGAGTTTTAGTTGGAGATGATCTGGAATCCTACTTATCTCCGATTCCTTTCGATGATCCACTTGACCAGTCGGATGAACTAGTTTGCTTGAAAAAAAGCCTTGTACATTTGTCGAAGGAAGACTTAGAAATTGTCAATTTACGCTATTTTGCAGGATTAAAGTTTAAAGAAATGGCTGATGTCTTAAAAAAAGAAGATGGTTCTCTTCGTGTAAAATCTAGCCGAATTACAAAAAAAATCGGTATTCTCATAACAAAATGTTTGGGGGAATTATGA